A stretch of Kaistella flava (ex Peng et al. 2021) DNA encodes these proteins:
- the dacB gene encoding D-alanyl-D-alanine carboxypeptidase/D-alanyl-D-alanine-endopeptidase — MKKLIPLFLLISQLYFTQSVAQNLDAATQKLLSSSPAYSSIISMFVADENGNSIYENNGNVGLSTASTQKIFTAAAALETLGKDYQYVTTANYSGTISEGSLAGDLFITSTGDPTLGSWRYDGFKPENFKQKLIQSLKAKGISKISGNLIIDDSYFDFLTTPGGWPWNDLGNYYGAGVWGVNWRENQFDIQVAGGQIKNINVDLPNVNWVNDIKTGGSSDQSLVFTAPHSDVAYVNGNLPAKSLTVSGATPNPPLTFGQEIKKWLKESGIEFNGKVTSTSQQRIDGDKITTAPKNNLLLEYKSPTLDKIVFWFMRKSINFYGETLIKTLGKEKKNEGSFDAGISYLKDFWRSKGINPASINFADGSGLSPQNYVSARAEVQSLLYSKKQPWFNEFYDGFPMQGNGMKLKSGTMKDTKSFAGYYTSKNGKKYVFAIIINNYQGGNVSEALFQVLNVLK; from the coding sequence ATGAAGAAGCTGATTCCTTTATTTCTGTTAATTTCTCAATTGTATTTTACACAGAGCGTTGCACAAAATCTGGATGCTGCAACCCAAAAGTTATTAAGTTCTTCTCCCGCATATTCCTCCATAATTTCTATGTTTGTTGCTGATGAAAATGGAAATTCCATTTATGAAAATAATGGCAATGTAGGTCTCTCGACTGCCTCGACTCAAAAAATATTTACTGCTGCGGCCGCTTTGGAAACTTTAGGTAAGGATTATCAGTATGTCACTACCGCAAATTATTCAGGAACAATTTCTGAGGGTTCTTTAGCAGGTGATCTTTTTATTACTTCGACGGGCGATCCAACCCTCGGAAGTTGGAGATATGATGGTTTTAAGCCTGAAAATTTCAAACAAAAATTGATTCAATCTTTAAAAGCAAAAGGCATTTCTAAGATTTCAGGAAACTTGATTATTGATGATTCTTATTTTGACTTCTTAACCACTCCTGGTGGCTGGCCTTGGAATGATCTCGGCAATTATTATGGAGCCGGAGTTTGGGGAGTTAACTGGCGAGAAAATCAATTTGATATTCAAGTCGCTGGTGGACAGATAAAAAACATCAATGTCGATTTACCAAATGTGAATTGGGTGAATGATATTAAAACAGGCGGAAGTTCAGATCAAAGTCTCGTCTTCACCGCGCCACATTCTGATGTTGCTTATGTTAATGGGAATTTGCCTGCTAAATCGCTTACTGTTTCTGGCGCGACGCCCAACCCGCCATTAACTTTTGGACAGGAAATAAAAAAGTGGTTGAAAGAATCAGGGATTGAATTTAATGGAAAAGTGACTTCTACATCGCAGCAAAGAATCGATGGTGATAAAATAACAACTGCTCCCAAAAATAATCTTTTGCTCGAATATAAATCGCCAACTTTAGATAAAATAGTCTTTTGGTTTATGCGAAAAAGCATCAACTTTTATGGCGAAACTTTAATAAAAACTTTAGGAAAAGAAAAGAAGAATGAAGGAAGTTTTGACGCAGGAATTTCCTACTTAAAAGACTTTTGGAGATCGAAAGGAATTAATCCGGCGTCTATTAACTTTGCAGATGGAAGTGGGCTTTCTCCACAAAACTATGTTTCGGCAAGAGCGGAAGTGCAGTCGTTGCTTTATAGCAAAAAACAACCTTGGTTTAATGAATTTTATGATGGTTTTCCGATGCAAGGAAATGGCATGAAATTGAAAAGTGGAACTATGAAAGATACCAAATCGTTTGCCGGCTATTATACCTCTAAGAACGGAAAAAAATATGTTTTTGCCATTATTATTAATAATTATCAAGGTGGTAATGTGAGCGAAGCCTTATTTCAAGTGCTGAACGTTTTAAAATAG
- a CDS encoding sensor histidine kinase, whose translation MKKRGIFSKLNNWIIYILLTSAVAGVVAASVVLINYLRKEEIKRIELFATTIKYQQNEIIEDPMTLDLILQINKTNNTIPIIITDKNRKPLGFDFQRNIPDAIKNDPQKMQALVNKMASSYKPIELQMPDGNNQYVYYTNSDLLNNLRYSPYILGLLILAYIFFSFWFLRTIKKTDEGYVWAGLAKETAHQIGTPLSSMIGWIEILRMENENSEGVKEIENDINRLKTISERFSKIGSIPELNDLNINETIQQNYDYLKSRISRKVSFMLILPKEPILIPHSRILLSWVIENIVKNAVDAMRGEGRLEIELYEKNKNIVIDIKDSGSGMTRNQARNAFKAGYSTKKRGWGLGLSLAKRVIKEYHRGDIKIAVTEVGVGTTFRITMKNS comes from the coding sequence ATGAAGAAAAGGGGGATTTTTTCGAAACTCAATAACTGGATTATTTATATTTTACTGACTTCAGCGGTGGCTGGAGTAGTAGCAGCTTCGGTCGTTCTGATTAATTATTTGCGTAAAGAAGAGATTAAAAGGATTGAACTTTTTGCGACTACTATAAAATACCAGCAAAATGAAATCATCGAAGATCCAATGACACTGGATTTAATTCTGCAGATTAATAAGACCAATAATACGATCCCAATTATCATTACCGATAAAAACAGAAAACCTTTAGGATTTGATTTTCAAAGAAATATACCGGACGCTATCAAGAATGATCCCCAAAAAATGCAGGCGCTGGTTAATAAAATGGCGAGTTCCTACAAACCTATTGAACTGCAAATGCCAGATGGGAATAATCAATACGTTTATTATACCAACTCTGATTTATTGAATAATTTGCGGTATTCGCCGTATATTTTAGGTTTACTGATTTTAGCCTATATATTCTTTTCTTTTTGGTTTCTGAGAACGATTAAGAAAACTGATGAAGGTTACGTTTGGGCTGGTTTGGCTAAAGAAACTGCGCATCAAATTGGAACTCCGTTATCTTCAATGATTGGCTGGATTGAAATCCTACGCATGGAAAACGAAAATAGTGAAGGCGTAAAAGAAATCGAAAATGATATCAATCGACTCAAAACTATTTCTGAAAGATTCTCTAAAATTGGTTCAATTCCCGAACTTAACGATTTGAATATCAATGAAACCATCCAACAGAATTACGATTATTTGAAATCGAGAATTTCGAGGAAAGTGAGTTTCATGCTGATTTTACCTAAAGAGCCAATTTTAATTCCACATAGTAGAATCCTATTAAGTTGGGTGATTGAAAATATTGTAAAAAATGCAGTCGATGCAATGAGAGGTGAGGGCAGACTCGAAATCGAACTCTACGAAAAGAATAAAAATATTGTCATCGATATCAAAGATTCTGGTTCAGGAATGACCAGGAATCAAGCCAGGAATGCTTTCAAAGCTGGCTATTCTACCAAGAAAAGAGGATGGGGACTTGGTTTATCTTTAGCCAAAAGAGTGATTAAGGAATACCACCGTGGTGATATCAAAATCGCCGTAACTGAAGTAGGAGTAGGAACTACTTTTAGAATTACTATGAAAAATTCATAA
- a CDS encoding M1 family metallopeptidase, producing the protein MKKTLALLIFTSAVFSAQQFTKQDTLKGSNTEFRNFWDVKKYEISVEPKFADQSVSGTNKITFEILKDVKNPVFQIDLQQPMNYKILDSDIKHYSSKRDGDFIFIQTKKDYKKGETHSFTIQFFGHPTVAKNAPWDGGWVFKKDDHGNPWMSVAQEGIGASVWLPSKDLWSDEPDNGMILKIITPKDLVGVGNGRLIAKKAEKDKIVYTWEVKNPINLYSIVPNVGKYVNFKEEYAGEKGKLDLDYWVLDYNLDKAKKQFKQVKPMMKAFEYWFGPYPFYEDSYKLIETPYLGMEHQSGVGYGNNYENGYLGRDLSGSGVGLNWDFIIIHESGHEWFANNITAKDKADMWIHESFTNYSETLFVENYMDKASAEKYIVGIRKNIKNDEPIIGPYGIAKSGSGDMYYKGANMIHTIRQIINNDEKFRQILRGLNKEFYHQTVTTKQVEDYISEKSGIDFSTVFDQYLRTTQIPTLEYSQTGTVFKFRYTNIVKDLKLPIRINGTQEISPTYKWQTVKLSSSAPVKFDENYYIYYSEQK; encoded by the coding sequence ATGAAAAAAACGCTCGCACTTCTTATCTTCACCTCTGCAGTTTTCTCTGCACAGCAATTCACAAAACAAGATACACTGAAAGGTTCTAACACTGAATTCAGAAATTTTTGGGATGTCAAAAAATATGAAATTTCTGTGGAACCAAAGTTTGCAGATCAATCGGTTTCGGGTACGAACAAAATTACTTTTGAAATTTTAAAAGACGTCAAAAATCCTGTATTTCAAATTGATTTACAGCAACCGATGAATTATAAAATACTCGATTCTGATATCAAACATTATTCTTCAAAACGCGACGGCGATTTTATTTTCATTCAAACAAAAAAAGACTATAAAAAAGGAGAAACTCATTCATTCACGATTCAGTTTTTTGGACATCCAACGGTTGCAAAAAATGCACCTTGGGATGGTGGCTGGGTTTTCAAGAAAGATGACCACGGAAATCCTTGGATGTCGGTTGCTCAGGAAGGAATTGGTGCTTCGGTTTGGTTGCCATCAAAAGACCTTTGGAGTGATGAGCCTGATAACGGAATGATTTTGAAAATCATTACCCCGAAAGATTTGGTGGGTGTAGGAAACGGAAGATTGATTGCTAAAAAAGCAGAAAAAGATAAAATTGTTTACACTTGGGAAGTCAAGAATCCGATTAACCTTTACTCTATCGTTCCTAATGTCGGGAAATATGTGAATTTTAAAGAAGAATATGCGGGAGAAAAAGGAAAGCTTGATCTGGACTATTGGGTTTTGGATTATAATTTAGATAAAGCTAAAAAACAATTTAAGCAAGTTAAACCAATGATGAAAGCTTTTGAATATTGGTTCGGTCCTTATCCTTTTTACGAAGATTCTTATAAATTGATTGAAACTCCTTATTTGGGAATGGAACATCAAAGTGGCGTCGGTTATGGAAATAATTACGAAAACGGTTATTTAGGTCGTGACTTATCTGGAAGCGGAGTTGGTTTAAACTGGGATTTCATAATCATTCACGAAAGCGGACATGAATGGTTTGCCAATAATATCACAGCAAAAGACAAAGCAGATATGTGGATTCATGAAAGTTTCACCAACTATTCTGAAACGTTATTTGTAGAGAATTATATGGATAAAGCTTCGGCAGAAAAATACATAGTTGGAATTCGTAAAAACATTAAAAATGACGAGCCGATTATTGGTCCTTACGGAATCGCAAAATCAGGAAGTGGCGATATGTATTATAAAGGTGCCAATATGATTCACACCATTCGTCAAATCATTAATAACGATGAGAAATTCAGACAAATCTTACGTGGTTTAAATAAAGAATTCTATCATCAAACAGTGACTACGAAACAGGTCGAAGATTATATTTCTGAAAAATCAGGGATTGATTTCTCTACTGTATTTGATCAATATTTAAGAACGACTCAAATTCCAACTTTAGAATATTCGCAAACTGGAACTGTTTTTAAATTCCGCTACACCAATATCGTGAAGGATTTAAAATTACCGATTAGAATTAATGGAACGCAAGAAATCAGTCCAACTTACAAATGGCAAACTGTTAAATTATCGTCTTCAGCTCCGGTTAAATTTGATGAAAATTATTACATTTATTATTCTGAGCAAAAATAA
- a CDS encoding glutaminyl-peptide cyclotransferase, which produces MNIRIVSLVFALVFLVSCNKDREILNTLNDYNLSMESKGYHFGDALQLPKEVTDNAESISISFGDKETSKLVVDPAFFTLGDNPVTFNIKKKGGEVLNQDATINVFAKNPEEKLTYEIVKEYPHDPSSFTQGFQIDGNTIYESDGQMGESRIWKYTLGTTTPIAETKQADDVFSEGCAIVGDKIYQLTWRNKKGFVYDKNSLKLLSEFAYPNVMGEGWGLTYDGKNLIASDGTKNIYFLDVNDPSKMVRYISVAGNTEAYDQVNELEYHKGFIYANVWQKPIIIKINPANGEVVGKFDFTEIAKLNTKDDTNDVLNGIAFKGDNMLITGKLWSKIYEVSIK; this is translated from the coding sequence ATGAATATTAGAATTGTTTCCCTCGTTTTCGCCCTCGTCTTTCTTGTTTCTTGTAATAAAGACAGAGAGATTCTCAATACTTTGAATGACTACAATCTTTCTATGGAAAGCAAAGGTTACCATTTTGGTGATGCTTTACAGCTTCCAAAAGAGGTTACCGATAATGCGGAAAGTATTTCGATTAGTTTTGGAGATAAGGAAACTTCGAAGTTGGTGGTTGATCCAGCATTTTTTACTTTAGGAGATAATCCTGTTACTTTTAATATCAAGAAAAAAGGAGGTGAAGTTTTAAATCAAGACGCTACCATTAATGTTTTTGCAAAAAATCCAGAAGAGAAATTAACGTACGAAATCGTAAAAGAATATCCCCACGATCCAAGTAGTTTTACGCAAGGTTTCCAAATTGATGGGAATACTATTTATGAATCTGACGGCCAAATGGGTGAGTCAAGAATTTGGAAATATACTTTAGGAACTACAACTCCTATCGCCGAAACTAAACAAGCTGATGATGTTTTCTCTGAAGGTTGTGCGATTGTAGGTGATAAAATCTACCAATTGACTTGGAGAAATAAAAAAGGTTTTGTGTACGATAAAAATTCTTTAAAATTGTTAAGTGAATTTGCTTATCCAAATGTGATGGGCGAAGGTTGGGGTTTAACTTATGATGGCAAAAATTTGATCGCTTCTGACGGAACAAAAAACATTTATTTCCTTGATGTTAATGATCCTTCAAAAATGGTTCGCTATATTTCTGTAGCAGGAAATACCGAAGCTTATGACCAAGTAAATGAATTGGAATATCACAAAGGATTCATCTATGCTAATGTTTGGCAGAAACCAATTATCATTAAAATAAACCCAGCAAATGGGGAAGTGGTAGGAAAATTCGATTTTACTGAAATTGCAAAACTTAATACCAAAGATGACACCAACGACGTATTAAACGGAATCGCTTTCAAAGGTGATAATATGTTGATTACCGGAAAATTATGGT